One Streptomyces sp. NBC_01237 genomic region harbors:
- a CDS encoding sugar phosphate isomerase/epimerase family protein: protein MAEPVVRIPDAKVALSTASVYPESTATAFEIAARLGYDGVEVMVWTDPVSQDIEALRRLSDYHGVPILAVHAPCLLITQRVWSTDPWVKLQRARAAAERLGASTVVVHPPFRWQRNYARDFVTGIWRMADETDVRFAVENMYPWRYRDREMLAYAPDWDVTNDDYRHFTVDLSHTATARTDGLAMVDRMGDRLAHVHLADGKGSSKDEHLVPGRGDQPCAELLERLARTAFDGHVVIEVNTRRAMSSAEREADLAEALAFTRLHLASSAQAPTRETR from the coding sequence GTGGCAGAACCAGTGGTGCGCATCCCCGATGCGAAGGTCGCCCTGTCGACGGCTTCGGTCTACCCGGAGTCGACCGCGACGGCCTTCGAGATCGCCGCGCGCCTGGGCTACGACGGGGTCGAGGTCATGGTCTGGACCGACCCGGTCAGCCAGGACATCGAGGCCCTGCGACGGCTCTCGGACTACCACGGGGTGCCGATCCTCGCCGTGCACGCGCCCTGCCTCCTCATCACCCAGCGGGTCTGGTCCACCGATCCGTGGGTGAAGCTCCAGCGGGCCAGGGCGGCCGCGGAGAGGCTCGGCGCGTCGACCGTCGTCGTCCACCCGCCGTTCCGTTGGCAGCGCAACTACGCGCGTGACTTCGTGACCGGCATCTGGCGCATGGCGGACGAGACCGATGTGCGGTTCGCCGTCGAGAACATGTACCCGTGGCGCTACCGGGACCGGGAGATGCTCGCGTACGCCCCCGACTGGGACGTCACCAACGACGACTACCGGCACTTCACGGTCGACCTGTCGCACACCGCGACCGCGCGCACGGACGGGCTGGCCATGGTGGACCGGATGGGCGACCGGCTGGCCCACGTCCACCTCGCCGACGGCAAGGGCTCCAGCAAGGACGAGCACCTGGTGCCCGGCCGGGGCGACCAGCCCTGCGCGGAGCTGCTGGAACGGCTGGCCCGGACCGCGTTCGACGGCCATGTCGTCATCGAGGTCAACACCCGGCGCGCCATGTCCTCCGCCGAACGCGAGGCCGACCTCGCGGAGGCGCTCGCCTTCACCCGGCTCCACCTGGCGTCCTCGGCCCAGGCCCCCACACGTGAAACCCGGTAG
- the radA gene encoding DNA repair protein RadA: MAARTKSTKDRPSYRCTECGWTTAKWLGRCPECQAWGTVEEFGGAPAVRTTAAGRVSTAAVPIGQVDSRQATARSTGVGELDRVLGGGLVPGAVVLFAGEPGVGKSTLLLDVAAKAASEDHRTLYVTAEESASQVRMRADRIRAINDHLYLAAETDLSAVLGHLDAVKPSLLVLDSVQTVASPEIDGAPGGMAQVREVAGALIRASKERGMATLLVGHVTKDGAIAGPRLLEHLVDVVLSFEGDRHARLRLVRGVKNRYGATDEVGCFELHDEGITGLADPSGLFLTRRDEPVPGTCLTVTLEGKRPLVAEVQALTVDSQIPSPRRTTSGLETSRVSMMLAVLEQRGRISALGKRDIYSATVGGVKLTEPAADLAIALALASAASDTPLPKNLVAIGEVGLAGEVRRVTGVQRRLAEAHRLGFTHALVPTDPGKVPSGMKVTEVADMGDALRVLPRRSRPEAPQEDGARR; the protein is encoded by the coding sequence ATGGCTGCCCGTACGAAATCCACGAAGGACCGGCCGTCCTACCGCTGCACCGAGTGCGGCTGGACCACCGCGAAGTGGCTCGGCCGCTGCCCCGAGTGCCAGGCGTGGGGGACGGTCGAGGAGTTCGGCGGCGCCCCCGCCGTGCGGACGACCGCGGCCGGCCGCGTCTCCACCGCCGCCGTCCCGATCGGCCAGGTCGACAGCCGCCAGGCCACCGCGCGCTCGACCGGCGTCGGAGAGCTGGACCGGGTGCTGGGCGGGGGGCTCGTACCGGGCGCCGTCGTGCTGTTCGCGGGCGAACCGGGCGTCGGCAAGTCGACGCTGCTGCTGGACGTGGCCGCCAAGGCGGCGAGCGAGGACCACCGCACGCTCTATGTCACCGCCGAGGAGTCCGCGAGCCAGGTGCGGATGCGCGCCGACCGGATCCGGGCGATCAACGACCACCTCTACCTCGCGGCGGAGACCGATCTGTCCGCGGTGCTCGGCCATCTGGACGCGGTCAAGCCCTCGCTGCTCGTGCTCGACTCCGTCCAGACCGTCGCCTCGCCCGAGATCGACGGCGCACCCGGGGGCATGGCCCAGGTCCGCGAGGTCGCCGGGGCGCTCATCCGGGCCTCCAAGGAACGCGGGATGGCCACGCTCCTGGTCGGCCATGTCACGAAGGACGGCGCGATCGCCGGGCCGCGGCTGCTGGAACACCTGGTCGACGTGGTGCTGTCCTTCGAGGGCGACCGTCATGCCCGGCTGCGTCTGGTGCGCGGCGTCAAGAACCGCTACGGGGCCACGGACGAGGTCGGCTGCTTCGAGCTGCACGACGAGGGCATCACCGGGCTCGCCGACCCGTCGGGCCTCTTCCTCACCCGTCGCGACGAGCCGGTGCCCGGCACCTGTCTGACCGTCACCCTGGAGGGCAAGCGGCCGCTGGTCGCCGAAGTGCAGGCGCTGACGGTCGACTCCCAGATCCCCTCACCCCGGCGCACCACCTCCGGTCTGGAGACCTCCAGGGTCTCGATGATGCTGGCGGTGCTGGAGCAGCGCGGCCGTATCAGCGCGCTCGGCAAGCGGGACATCTACAGTGCGACGGTCGGCGGCGTGAAGCTCACCGAACCCGCCGCGGACCTGGCGATCGCGCTCGCCCTGGCCAGCGCGGCCAGCGACACCCCGCTGCCGAAGAACCTGGTCGCGATCGGTGAGGTGGGCCTCGCGGGCGAGGTCAGAAGGGTCACCGGAGTCCAGCGCAGGCTGGCCGAGGCGCACCGCCTCGGCTTCACCCACGCGCTGGTCCCGACCGACCCGGGGAAGGTCCCGTCCGGTATGAAGGTCACGGAAGTCGCCGACATGGGCGACGCTCTGAGGGTGCTCCCGCGCCGGTCTCGTCCGGAGGCACCACAGGAGGACGGCGCGCGCCGGTAG
- the disA gene encoding DNA integrity scanning diadenylate cyclase DisA: MAANDRAASPGKSGQGTGNEALMRASLSAVAPGMALRDGLERILRGNTGGLIVLGMDKTVESMCTGGFVLDVEFTATRLRELCKLDGALILDKDMTKILRAGVQLVPDASIPTEETGTRHRTADRVSKACVFPVVSVSQSMRLIALYVDGERRVLEESSAILSRANQALATLERYKLRLDEVAGTLSALEIEDLVTVRDVTAVAQRLEMVRRIATEIAEYVVELGTDGRLLSLQLDELIAGVEPERELVVRDYVPEPTAKRSRTVAEALTELDALSHTELLELAVVARALGYSGSPETLDSAVSPRGFRLLAKVPRLPGAIIERLVEHFGGLQKLLAASVDDLQTVDGVGEARARSVREGLSRLAESSILERYV, translated from the coding sequence GTGGCAGCCAACGACCGGGCGGCATCGCCCGGAAAGTCCGGCCAAGGCACCGGCAACGAGGCGCTGATGCGCGCCTCGTTGAGCGCGGTCGCGCCCGGAATGGCCTTGCGGGACGGCCTGGAGCGCATCCTCCGCGGCAATACCGGTGGACTGATCGTCCTCGGTATGGACAAGACCGTCGAGTCGATGTGCACCGGCGGATTCGTGCTGGACGTGGAGTTCACCGCGACGCGGCTGCGCGAGCTGTGCAAGCTCGACGGCGCGCTGATCCTCGACAAGGACATGACCAAGATCCTGCGGGCCGGTGTGCAGCTGGTGCCGGACGCGTCCATCCCCACCGAGGAGACCGGCACCCGCCACCGCACGGCGGACCGGGTCTCCAAGGCGTGCGTCTTCCCGGTCGTCTCGGTCTCGCAGTCGATGCGGCTGATCGCGCTGTACGTGGACGGGGAGCGGCGGGTCCTTGAGGAGTCCTCCGCGATCCTGTCCCGGGCCAATCAGGCGCTCGCGACGCTGGAACGGTACAAACTGCGGCTCGACGAGGTCGCGGGCACGCTCTCCGCGCTGGAGATCGAGGACCTGGTGACGGTCCGGGACGTGACGGCGGTCGCCCAGCGCCTGGAGATGGTGCGCAGGATCGCGACCGAGATCGCCGAGTACGTGGTGGAGCTGGGCACCGACGGGCGGCTGCTCTCGCTCCAGCTGGACGAGCTGATCGCGGGTGTCGAGCCTGAGCGGGAACTGGTCGTGCGTGACTATGTGCCGGAGCCGACGGCCAAGCGGTCCCGCACGGTCGCGGAGGCGCTGACCGAGCTGGACGCGCTGAGCCACACGGAGCTGCTGGAACTGGCCGTGGTGGCACGGGCGTTGGGGTACAGCGGCTCGCCGGAGACGCTGGACTCGGCGGTGTCCCCGCGGGGATTCCGGCTGCTGGCGAAGGTGCCGCGGCTGCCGGGAGCGATCATCGAGCGGCTGGTGGAGCACTTCGGCGGTCTGCAGAAGCTGCTGGCCGCGAGCGTGGACGATCTCCAGACCGTGGACGGTGTCGGGGAGGCCAGGGCGCGGAGCGTGCGGGAGGGGCTGTCGCGGCTGGCGGAGTCGTCGATCCTGGAGCGGTACGTCTAG
- a CDS encoding BACON domain-containing protein, translating into MTSSRLEPPTHTTGAHRAHRRAPHASALRLPAGDEPYLDGLFTYCLSVLCDHEAATEALGAVLVIAERQDGRCPAGAEERRTWLYALARWTCLRKLAERNRGRHAHRHPAKETRATRMPSARLKSAQPDAAQTWAAQAPAHVNHRAPVSLPGAPPTGLATPPTPEEAAVPAPAESPAAEARRRELAKLAWPEAAGTTPEQREALELAVRHRLTPRAIASVLGLEPAGARQLLAAAVCEVERTRAALAVVETGNCPTVARLTGDHRVLLSAALRRELVRHVDDCPRCRRVAERAGAAGPWPGAAVTPTAVLPVVEAPRPSVRVAMVHARRSRPHTPRFDRAGYPLDPKDHAARRDRLRARVVTTTVVATVVAAPVIALWAAYRGAPHTGEGHDGSSVTATEMDGRGGMDGAPYDRYENAGNARPGKKGRFPDGARVPGVTAEVISTGDGQHGPGRLAVTARSSGDVTTITLTASGSGHLAWSAWVDAPWLRLSRTAGSLAAGESVTIRVSVNHAVEPDGRWSARIGIAPSGAVVEFEGYGATSPANGGPSRPTRPTPRPPDPGTDPTRPTPDPTGPTAPTPTPTAPTPGPTGTADPPPSDPPASPEPSDPPTGPSGPVPTD; encoded by the coding sequence GTGACGAGCAGCAGGCTGGAGCCCCCCACGCACACCACCGGCGCACACCGTGCGCACCGACGTGCGCCCCACGCGTCGGCACTGCGGCTGCCCGCAGGCGACGAGCCCTACCTCGACGGACTCTTCACCTACTGCCTCTCCGTGCTCTGCGACCACGAAGCGGCCACCGAGGCGCTCGGCGCGGTCCTGGTGATCGCGGAGCGGCAGGACGGCCGGTGCCCCGCGGGCGCGGAGGAACGTAGAACCTGGCTGTACGCGCTGGCCAGGTGGACATGCCTGCGCAAGCTGGCCGAGCGCAACCGCGGCCGCCACGCCCACCGCCACCCGGCGAAGGAGACCCGGGCCACGCGCATGCCGTCCGCCCGTCTGAAGTCCGCGCAGCCCGACGCCGCCCAGACCTGGGCCGCGCAGGCACCGGCGCACGTGAACCACCGCGCGCCGGTGTCCCTCCCCGGCGCACCCCCGACGGGCCTCGCCACGCCCCCCACCCCGGAGGAAGCGGCCGTCCCGGCCCCCGCCGAGTCCCCGGCCGCCGAGGCACGGCGGCGCGAACTGGCCAAGCTCGCCTGGCCCGAGGCGGCGGGCACCACCCCGGAACAGCGGGAGGCGCTCGAACTCGCGGTACGCCACCGGCTCACCCCGCGCGCCATCGCCTCCGTACTCGGCCTGGAGCCCGCCGGCGCCCGGCAACTGCTGGCAGCCGCCGTCTGTGAGGTCGAGCGCACCCGCGCCGCCCTCGCCGTGGTCGAGACCGGGAACTGCCCCACCGTCGCCCGTCTCACCGGCGACCACCGGGTCCTGCTCTCCGCCGCGCTGCGCCGTGAACTCGTCCGGCACGTCGACGACTGCCCCCGCTGCCGTCGCGTCGCCGAACGGGCCGGTGCCGCCGGTCCCTGGCCCGGAGCCGCCGTCACACCCACCGCCGTGCTGCCGGTGGTCGAGGCGCCCCGCCCCTCCGTGCGGGTCGCCATGGTCCACGCCCGGCGCTCCAGGCCGCACACCCCGCGCTTCGACCGGGCGGGCTACCCGCTGGACCCGAAGGACCACGCCGCGCGCCGGGACCGGCTGCGCGCCCGGGTGGTGACGACGACCGTGGTCGCGACGGTCGTCGCCGCCCCCGTGATCGCCCTGTGGGCCGCCTACCGGGGTGCGCCGCACACCGGTGAGGGGCACGACGGCTCCTCGGTCACCGCGACCGAGATGGACGGCAGGGGCGGCATGGACGGAGCCCCGTACGACCGTTACGAGAACGCGGGCAACGCCCGTCCCGGAAAGAAGGGCCGCTTCCCGGACGGCGCCCGTGTGCCGGGCGTGACGGCCGAGGTCATCAGCACCGGCGACGGACAGCACGGCCCCGGCCGCCTCGCCGTCACCGCCCGGTCCTCCGGAGACGTCACGACCATCACCCTGACCGCCTCCGGCAGCGGCCACCTCGCCTGGTCGGCGTGGGTGGACGCGCCATGGCTGCGCCTCAGCCGCACGGCGGGCAGTCTCGCCGCCGGTGAGAGCGTCACGATCCGGGTCTCGGTGAACCACGCGGTGGAGCCGGACGGGCGCTGGAGCGCACGCATCGGCATCGCCCCTTCCGGGGCCGTGGTCGAGTTCGAGGGGTACGGAGCCACGTCCCCGGCGAACGGCGGCCCGTCGCGTCCGACGCGCCCCACCCCCCGCCCGCCGGACCCGGGTACGGACCCGACCCGGCCCACGCCGGATCCCACCGGCCCCACCGCTCCCACCCCGACCCCGACGGCTCCCACCCCCGGCCCGACGGGCACCGCGGACCCACCACCGTCCGACCCGCCGGCCTCCCCGGAGCCGTCCGACCCGCCCACCGGCCCGTCAGGACCGGTCCCCACGGACTGA
- the ilvD gene encoding dihydroxy-acid dehydratase, whose protein sequence is MPQLRSRTVTHGRNMAGARALMRASGVASEDIGKPIIAVANSFTEFVPGHTHLAPVGRIVSEAIKAAGAVPREFNTIAVDDGIAMGHGGMLYSLPSRDLIADSVEYMVEAHCADALICISNCDKITPGMLMAAMRLNIPTVFVSGGPMEAGKATLVDGTVRKLDLVNAISDAVDESISDEDILRIEENACPTCGSCSGMFTANSMNCLTEVLGLSLPGNGSVLATHTARKALYEDAGRTVVEITKRYYEQDDETVLPRAIGSRAAFDNAMALDIAMGGSTNTILHLLAAAEEAELAYDLDDINEVSRRVPCLSKVAPNVAPGGTYYMEDVHRAGGIPALLGELHRAGLLNEEVHSVHSDSLAEWLKNWDVRGGSPSPEAVELWHAAPGCVRSATAFSQSERWDTLDLDAAGGCIRDLEHAYSKDGGLAVLKGNLAVDGCVVKTAGVDESIWTFEGPAVVCESQEAAVDKILRKEIKEGDVVVIRYEGPRGGPGMQEMLYPTSFLKGRGLGKSCALVTDGRFSGGTSGLSIGHASPEAASGGTIALVEDGDRIRIDIPNRSIELLVPDAELAARREALNGVYAPKNRERKVSAALRAYAAMATSADRGAVRDVSKLG, encoded by the coding sequence ATGCCGCAGCTGAGGTCCCGCACTGTCACCCACGGCCGCAACATGGCGGGCGCCCGCGCCCTTATGCGGGCGTCGGGCGTAGCGAGCGAGGACATCGGCAAGCCGATCATCGCGGTGGCCAACTCGTTCACCGAGTTCGTCCCGGGCCACACCCACCTCGCCCCGGTCGGCCGGATCGTCTCCGAGGCGATCAAGGCCGCGGGCGCCGTGCCCCGCGAGTTCAACACCATCGCCGTGGACGACGGCATCGCGATGGGCCACGGCGGGATGCTCTACAGCCTCCCGTCGCGCGACCTGATCGCCGACTCCGTCGAGTACATGGTCGAGGCGCACTGCGCCGACGCGCTGATCTGCATCTCCAACTGCGACAAGATCACCCCCGGCATGCTGATGGCCGCCATGCGCCTCAACATCCCGACGGTCTTCGTCTCCGGCGGCCCGATGGAGGCCGGCAAGGCCACCCTGGTCGACGGCACCGTCCGCAAGCTCGACCTGGTCAACGCGATCAGCGACGCCGTGGACGAGAGCATCTCCGACGAGGACATCCTCCGTATCGAGGAGAACGCCTGCCCCACCTGCGGCAGCTGTTCCGGCATGTTCACCGCCAACTCGATGAACTGTCTGACCGAGGTCCTCGGCCTCTCCCTCCCGGGCAACGGTTCCGTCCTCGCCACGCACACCGCCCGCAAGGCGCTGTACGAGGACGCCGGCCGCACGGTCGTGGAGATCACCAAGCGCTATTACGAGCAGGACGACGAGACGGTCCTGCCCCGCGCGATCGGCAGCCGCGCCGCGTTCGACAACGCGATGGCGCTGGACATCGCGATGGGCGGTTCGACCAACACGATCCTGCACCTGCTCGCCGCCGCCGAGGAGGCGGAGCTGGCCTACGACCTCGACGACATCAACGAGGTCTCGCGCCGCGTCCCGTGCCTGTCGAAGGTCGCCCCGAACGTGGCCCCCGGCGGTACGTACTACATGGAGGACGTCCACCGGGCGGGCGGCATCCCCGCCCTCCTCGGCGAGCTCCACCGCGCGGGGCTGCTCAACGAGGAGGTGCACTCGGTGCACTCCGACTCCCTCGCCGAGTGGCTGAAGAACTGGGACGTGCGCGGCGGCTCCCCGTCGCCCGAGGCCGTCGAGCTGTGGCACGCCGCCCCCGGCTGCGTCCGCTCCGCGACCGCCTTCTCCCAGTCCGAGCGCTGGGACACCCTCGACCTGGACGCCGCGGGCGGCTGCATCCGCGACCTGGAGCACGCGTACTCCAAGGACGGCGGTCTCGCGGTCCTCAAGGGCAACCTCGCGGTGGACGGCTGTGTCGTGAAGACGGCCGGTGTCGACGAGTCGATCTGGACCTTCGAGGGCCCGGCGGTCGTCTGCGAGTCGCAGGAGGCGGCCGTCGACAAGATCCTCCGCAAGGAGATCAAGGAGGGCGACGTCGTCGTCATCCGTTACGAGGGCCCGCGCGGCGGTCCGGGTATGCAGGAGATGCTCTACCCGACGTCCTTCCTCAAGGGCCGCGGCCTCGGCAAGAGCTGCGCGCTGGTCACCGACGGCCGCTTCTCCGGCGGTACGTCGGGCCTGTCGATCGGCCACGCGTCGCCGGAGGCGGCATCGGGCGGCACGATCGCGCTCGTCGAGGACGGCGACCGCATCCGCATCGACATCCCGAACCGGTCCATCGAGCTCCTCGTCCCCGACGCCGAACTGGCCGCCCGCCGCGAGGCGCTGAACGGCGTCTACGCCCCGAAGAACCGCGAGCGCAAGGTCTCGGCGGCACTGCGGGCGTACGCGGCGATGGCGACGAGCGCGGACCGGGGCGCCGTGCGCGACGTCTCCAAGCTGGGCTGA
- a CDS encoding SigE family RNA polymerase sigma factor, with amino-acid sequence MAQGEVLEFEDYVRTRQDALLRSARRLVPDPVDAQDLLQTALVRTYGRWDGIADKSLADAYLRRVMINTRTEWWRARKLEEIPTEQLPDASVEDGTEQRADRALLMDILGVLAPKQRSVVVLRHWEQMSTEETAAALGMSAGTVKSTLHRALARLRQELESREIMSREAVGREAEGHRATAARPSGRPTVVGARAHTPAQRNGRHDERGRERCAA; translated from the coding sequence ATGGCGCAGGGCGAGGTGCTCGAATTCGAGGACTATGTACGCACCCGGCAGGATGCTCTGCTGCGCAGCGCACGCCGTCTCGTCCCCGACCCCGTGGATGCGCAGGACCTGTTGCAGACCGCTCTGGTGCGTACGTACGGCCGCTGGGACGGCATCGCCGACAAGTCCCTCGCCGACGCCTATCTCCGCCGCGTCATGATCAATACGCGTACCGAGTGGTGGCGGGCCCGCAAGCTTGAGGAGATCCCCACCGAGCAGCTGCCCGACGCGAGCGTCGAGGACGGCACCGAGCAGCGTGCCGACCGGGCGCTGCTGATGGACATCCTGGGCGTGCTGGCTCCCAAGCAGCGCAGCGTCGTCGTGCTGCGACACTGGGAACAGATGAGCACCGAGGAGACGGCTGCCGCGCTCGGTATGTCGGCCGGTACGGTGAAGAGCACACTCCACCGGGCGCTGGCACGACTGCGCCAGGAGCTGGAGAGCCGCGAGATCATGAGCCGCGAGGCGGTCGGCCGCGAGGCCGAGGGCCACCGGGCGACCGCGGCCCGTCCTTCCGGCCGCCCGACGGTCGTCGGGGCGCGTGCACACACACCGGCGCAGCGGAACGGGCGCCACGACGAGCGGGGGCGGGAGCGGTGCGCGGCCTGA
- a CDS encoding Ppx/GppA phosphatase family protein, which translates to MRLGVLDVGSNTVHLLVVDAHPGARPLPAHSHKAELRLAELLDADGAIGPVGVDRLVSTIAGAVQAAEDKGCEDVLAFATSAVREATNADRVLARVRDETGVDLAVLSGEEEARLTFLAARRWFGWSAGKLLVLDIGGGSLEIAFGIDEEPDAAVSLPLGAGRLTAAWLPAGPATPEEVRALRRHVRARIARSVGEFSRFGRPDHVVATSKTFKQLARIAGAARSTDGLYVQRSLTRRALEEWVPKLAAMTVEERGRLPGVSEGRAAQLPAGALVAEGAMDLFGVEELEICPWALREGVILRRLDHLPAEQAVLY; encoded by the coding sequence ATGAGACTCGGAGTCCTCGACGTGGGGTCGAACACGGTTCATCTGCTGGTGGTGGACGCGCACCCCGGTGCCCGCCCGCTGCCCGCGCATTCGCACAAGGCCGAGCTCCGGCTGGCCGAACTCCTCGACGCGGACGGGGCCATCGGCCCCGTGGGCGTGGACCGGCTGGTGTCGACCATCGCCGGAGCGGTCCAGGCCGCCGAGGACAAGGGGTGCGAGGACGTCCTGGCGTTCGCCACATCGGCGGTGCGGGAAGCGACCAACGCGGACAGGGTGCTGGCCCGGGTACGCGACGAGACGGGCGTCGACCTCGCGGTCCTCAGCGGTGAGGAGGAGGCCCGGCTCACCTTCCTCGCCGCCCGCCGCTGGTTCGGCTGGTCGGCCGGGAAGCTGCTGGTCCTGGACATCGGCGGCGGCTCCCTGGAGATAGCGTTCGGCATCGACGAGGAGCCCGATGCCGCGGTGTCGCTGCCGCTCGGGGCCGGACGCCTCACCGCGGCCTGGCTGCCGGCCGGCCCGGCGACACCGGAGGAGGTGAGGGCGCTGCGCCGCCACGTACGGGCCAGGATCGCCCGGAGCGTCGGCGAGTTCAGCCGCTTCGGCCGCCCCGACCACGTCGTCGCCACCTCCAAGACCTTCAAACAGCTCGCCAGGATCGCGGGCGCCGCACGCTCCACCGACGGGCTGTACGTACAGCGCTCCCTCACCCGCAGGGCGCTGGAGGAGTGGGTGCCGAAACTCGCGGCGATGACCGTCGAGGAGCGGGGCCGGCTCCCCGGAGTCTCCGAGGGACGCGCCGCCCAGCTGCCGGCCGGGGCGCTGGTGGCGGAGGGCGCGATGGACCTGTTCGGGGTCGAGGAGCTGGAGATCTGCCCCTGGGCGCTGCGCGAGGGTGTCATCCTGCGCCGCCTGGACCACCTCCCGGCGGAACAGGCCGTCCTGTACTGA
- a CDS encoding TetR/AcrR family transcriptional regulator encodes MTPGAVPAPRRRGRPSRTAGETGPDARTRILEAARTEFAERGYDRTSIRCIAGAAGVDAALVHHYFGTKDEVFAAAIEVSFEPALVIPGLIGGSTDGLGERLIRYFLSVWENPATRAPLLAILRSALTHEAAASVLRGFVLRRLLERIAAELDVPDPTFRAELAASHMVGIAILRYVIKAEPLASADPEEIIAMVGPTLQRYFTEA; translated from the coding sequence GTGACGCCCGGAGCGGTCCCCGCCCCCCGGCGCCGCGGCCGCCCCTCCCGTACCGCCGGGGAAACCGGCCCCGACGCCCGTACCCGCATCCTCGAAGCGGCCCGTACCGAATTCGCGGAGCGCGGCTACGACAGGACGTCGATCCGGTGCATCGCCGGGGCGGCGGGCGTGGACGCCGCCCTGGTCCACCACTACTTCGGTACGAAGGACGAGGTCTTCGCCGCCGCCATAGAGGTCTCCTTCGAACCCGCCCTGGTCATCCCCGGGCTCATCGGCGGCTCGACGGACGGCCTGGGCGAACGGCTGATCCGCTACTTCCTCTCCGTGTGGGAGAACCCGGCCACCCGGGCCCCGCTGCTGGCGATCCTGCGCTCGGCGCTCACCCATGAAGCGGCGGCGTCGGTCCTGCGCGGCTTCGTCCTGCGGCGGCTGCTGGAGCGGATCGCGGCGGAACTGGACGTACCGGACCCGACCTTCCGGGCGGAACTGGCGGCCTCGCACATGGTCGGCATCGCGATCCTGCGGTACGTGATCAAGGCGGAGCCGCTGGCCTCGGCGGACCCGGAGGAGATCATCGCGATGGTGGGCCCGACCCTGCAGAGATACTTCACGGAAGCCTGA
- a CDS encoding A/G-specific adenine glycosylase, with translation MTAMTSTHTPPTSLHTPVIGWFEQHARDLPWRRPEAGAWGVMVSEFMLQQTPVSRVLPVYEQWLARWPRPADLAAEAPGEAVRAWGRLGYPRRALRLHGAAQAITERHGGDVPSEHNQLLALPGIGEYTAAAVASFAYGQRHAVLDTNVRRVFARAASGIQYPPNATTAAERKLARALLPEEDERAARWAAATMELGALVCTARNEDCSQCPIASQCAWLLAGKPAHQGPARRGQTYAGTDRQVRGRLLAVLRESVAPVPQAALDAVWDEPVQRARALDGLVADGLVEPLADGQYRLPLT, from the coding sequence ATGACTGCCATGACTTCGACACACACGCCCCCCACGTCCCTCCACACCCCCGTCATCGGGTGGTTCGAGCAGCACGCCCGCGATCTGCCCTGGCGCCGCCCCGAAGCGGGCGCCTGGGGTGTGATGGTGAGCGAGTTCATGCTGCAGCAGACCCCGGTGAGCCGGGTTCTCCCGGTGTACGAACAGTGGCTGGCCCGCTGGCCGCGCCCCGCCGACCTGGCCGCCGAGGCGCCCGGTGAAGCGGTCCGCGCCTGGGGCCGGCTCGGCTACCCCCGCCGGGCGCTGCGCCTGCACGGGGCCGCGCAGGCGATAACGGAACGGCACGGCGGCGACGTACCGAGCGAGCACAACCAGCTGCTGGCGCTGCCCGGGATCGGCGAGTACACGGCTGCGGCCGTGGCCTCGTTCGCGTACGGGCAACGGCACGCGGTGCTCGATACGAACGTCCGCCGGGTGTTCGCCCGCGCCGCCTCCGGTATCCAGTACCCGCCGAACGCGACGACCGCCGCCGAACGCAAGCTCGCCAGGGCACTGCTCCCCGAGGAGGACGAACGCGCGGCCCGCTGGGCGGCCGCGACGATGGAGCTCGGCGCGCTGGTGTGCACCGCCAGGAACGAGGACTGCTCGCAGTGCCCGATCGCCTCGCAGTGCGCCTGGCTGCTGGCCGGGAAGCCCGCGCACCAGGGGCCTGCCCGCCGTGGGCAGACGTACGCCGGTACGGACCGGCAGGTACGCGGCCGGCTGCTCGCGGTCCTGCGTGAGTCGGTGGCTCCGGTTCCGCAGGCCGCACTGGACGCCGTGTGGGACGAGCCCGTGCAGCGGGCCCGCGCCCTGGACGGGCTGGTGGCCGACGGGCTGGTCGAACCGCTGGCCGACGGTCAGTACCGGCTGCCGCTGACCTGA